One segment of Nocardia farcinica DNA contains the following:
- a CDS encoding response regulator transcription factor: MRILVVDDDRAVRESLRRSLTFNGYTVDLAVDGVDALEKATAQRPDALVLDVMMPRLDGLEVCRRLRSTGDDLPILVLTARDSVSERVAGLDAGADDYLPKPFALEELLARLRALLRRRAPDPGDTSETLRFADLSLDPVTREVSRGDRAISLTRTEFSLLEMLMANPRRVLTRSRILEEVWGYDFPTSGNALEVYIGYLRRKTEAEGEPRLIHTVRGVGYVLRETPP, from the coding sequence ATGCGCATTCTGGTAGTCGACGACGATCGCGCCGTCCGGGAATCGCTGCGCCGGTCGTTGACCTTCAACGGCTACACCGTGGACCTCGCCGTGGACGGGGTCGACGCACTGGAGAAAGCCACCGCGCAGCGGCCGGACGCGCTCGTGCTGGATGTCATGATGCCGCGTCTGGACGGGCTGGAGGTTTGCCGGCGTTTGCGCAGTACCGGTGACGATCTTCCGATTCTGGTTTTGACGGCGCGGGATTCGGTTTCCGAAAGGGTTGCCGGGCTCGACGCGGGCGCCGACGATTATCTGCCCAAGCCATTCGCGCTGGAAGAATTGCTGGCCCGGCTGCGTGCCCTGTTGCGCCGTCGCGCGCCCGACCCGGGTGACACCTCCGAGACGTTGCGCTTCGCCGACCTGTCGCTGGACCCGGTCACCCGCGAGGTCTCCCGCGGCGACCGCGCGATCAGCCTGACCCGCACCGAGTTCTCCCTGCTCGAGATGCTGATGGCCAACCCGCGCCGGGTGCTGACCCGTAGCCGCATTCTCGAGGAGGTGTGGGGCTACGACTTCCCCACCTCGGGTAACGCGCTCGAGGTCTACATCGGCTACCTGCGACGTAAGACCGAGGCCGAGGGCGAGCCGCGGCTGATCCACACCGTGCGCGGCGTCGGGTACGTGCTGCGCGAGACCCCGCCGTAG
- a CDS encoding HAMP domain-containing sensor histidine kinase produces MARSAPRRPAVAPVGRPVEPPPMRPPMPLTSSVSLRWRVTLLAASVVAIAVAVTSIAAYAMVARALYADVDEQLRARAATMIDNNFDSLGFQSIILAGLYSNDVGVALIFADHKSYMPPQQTIPPVGEQELAVADGQLASSLRTVSSQRVLAVHTNSGATLVISQRLEPTREVLDRLAWLLFVVGGCGVVLAAAAGTAVGRTGLRPIARLTAATERIARTDDLTPIPVTGDDELARLTESFNTMLRALAESRDRQRRLVADAGHELRTPLTSLRTNMELLIASSRPGAPQLPEQDMAELRADVVAQIEELSTLVGDLVDLAREDAPETVYDRVDLGEVAERALERARRRRADVEFVAELRPWFVYGHDAALERAILNVLDNAAKWSPAGEQVGVRMRETGRGLLELTVDDAGPGIPPEERELVFERFYRTTASRSMPGSGLGLAIVKQVVTKHGGTITIDTSDRGGACIRIVLPGETGAPGPGLDQRE; encoded by the coding sequence ATGGCACGAAGCGCGCCCCGGCGGCCCGCCGTCGCCCCGGTCGGCCGGCCGGTCGAACCGCCGCCGATGCGTCCGCCGATGCCCCTGACCAGTTCGGTGTCGCTGCGCTGGCGGGTCACCCTGCTGGCCGCCTCGGTGGTGGCGATCGCGGTGGCGGTCACCTCGATCGCCGCCTACGCGATGGTGGCCAGGGCGCTCTACGCCGATGTCGACGAGCAGCTGCGCGCCCGCGCCGCCACCATGATCGACAACAATTTCGACAGCCTGGGTTTCCAATCGATCATCCTGGCCGGGCTGTACTCCAACGATGTCGGCGTGGCGCTGATCTTCGCCGACCACAAGTCCTACATGCCCCCGCAGCAGACCATTCCGCCGGTGGGCGAACAGGAACTCGCGGTCGCCGACGGCCAGCTCGCCTCCTCGCTGCGCACGGTGAGCAGTCAACGGGTGCTGGCCGTGCACACCAACTCCGGCGCCACGCTGGTCATCTCGCAGCGGCTCGAACCGACCAGGGAGGTGCTCGACCGGCTGGCCTGGCTGTTGTTCGTGGTGGGCGGCTGCGGCGTGGTCCTCGCGGCCGCGGCGGGCACCGCGGTGGGCCGCACCGGCCTGCGTCCGATCGCCCGGCTCACCGCCGCCACCGAACGCATCGCGCGCACCGACGACCTCACCCCGATCCCGGTGACCGGTGACGACGAATTGGCGCGGTTGACCGAGAGTTTCAACACCATGCTGCGGGCGCTCGCCGAATCCCGCGACCGCCAGCGCAGGCTCGTCGCCGACGCGGGACACGAACTGCGCACCCCGCTGACCTCGTTGCGTACCAACATGGAACTGCTCATCGCCTCCAGCCGCCCCGGCGCGCCGCAACTGCCCGAGCAGGACATGGCCGAACTGCGCGCAGACGTGGTCGCCCAGATCGAGGAACTGTCCACCCTGGTCGGTGACCTGGTCGACCTGGCGCGCGAGGATGCGCCGGAGACGGTCTACGACCGGGTCGACCTCGGTGAGGTGGCCGAACGCGCGCTGGAGCGCGCCCGGCGCCGTCGCGCCGATGTGGAATTCGTGGCGGAACTGCGGCCCTGGTTCGTCTACGGCCACGACGCCGCGCTCGAACGCGCGATCCTCAACGTGCTCGACAACGCCGCGAAGTGGAGCCCGGCGGGGGAGCAGGTCGGGGTGCGCATGCGCGAGACCGGCCGCGGGCTGCTCGAGCTCACCGTGGACGACGCCGGTCCCGGTATCCCGCCCGAGGAGCGCGAGTTGGTGTTCGAGCGCTTCTACCGCACCACCGCCTCCCGGTCGATGCCGGGATCGGGGCTCGGCCTGGCGATCGTCAAGCAGGTGGTGACCAAACACGGCGGCACCATCACCATCGACACCTCCGACCGCGGCGGCGCCTGCATTCGTATCGTGTTACCCGGTGAGACGGGTGCCCCCGGTCCTGGCCTGGACCAGCGGGAATGA
- a CDS encoding S1C family serine protease: MTEDFQAAPQHANPQHPHGHYPTQPFSGPHPGMPAATPPPQAPARPARTGLVAAAVALALVSGGVGGAVGAVVTRSDDGRAPVTNALDAPKPSVSNVSNAPAGSTQAVAQKVLPSVVMIKVASNRAEGEGSGVVLSSDGLILTNNHVASGGGTGARMEVHFSDGSTAPATVVGADPVSDLAVIKAQGRTDLTPIELGTSASLQVGQPVIAIGSPLGLAGTVTTGIVSALNRPVSTSGEGTQNPNAPQPVIDAIQTDAAINPGNSGGALVDYEGKLIGINTAIATLGAGELGGQQSGSIGLGFAIPVDQARRVADELIKTGQATYAQIGIKLRPQDTAALVLEATPGGPAAAAGIPAGAIITKLDDRVIDSGEALIAAVRSHQPGDKVKVTYTDENGNNPKTVEVTLTGAPGDGGR, from the coding sequence ATGACCGAGGATTTCCAGGCCGCGCCGCAGCACGCGAACCCGCAGCATCCGCACGGGCACTACCCGACCCAGCCGTTCTCCGGACCGCATCCGGGCATGCCTGCCGCCACTCCGCCACCGCAGGCACCCGCGCGCCCGGCGCGGACCGGCCTGGTCGCCGCCGCGGTGGCCCTGGCCCTGGTCAGCGGCGGCGTCGGCGGCGCGGTGGGCGCGGTGGTCACCCGTTCCGACGACGGCAGGGCCCCGGTCACCAACGCGCTCGACGCGCCGAAACCCAGCGTCAGCAACGTCTCCAACGCCCCGGCCGGGTCGACCCAGGCGGTCGCGCAGAAGGTGTTGCCGAGCGTGGTGATGATCAAGGTCGCCAGCAATCGCGCCGAGGGGGAGGGCTCCGGGGTGGTGCTGTCCTCGGACGGACTGATCCTCACCAACAACCACGTGGCCTCCGGCGGCGGCACCGGCGCCCGCATGGAAGTCCACTTCTCCGATGGCTCCACCGCGCCCGCCACCGTCGTGGGCGCCGACCCGGTCTCGGACCTGGCGGTGATCAAGGCGCAGGGCCGCACCGATCTCACCCCGATCGAGCTGGGTACCTCGGCGAGCCTGCAGGTCGGCCAGCCGGTCATCGCCATCGGCTCGCCGCTCGGCCTGGCGGGCACGGTGACCACCGGTATCGTCTCCGCGCTCAATCGCCCGGTCTCCACCAGCGGTGAGGGCACCCAGAATCCGAACGCTCCGCAGCCGGTGATCGACGCCATCCAGACCGACGCCGCCATCAATCCCGGCAATTCCGGTGGCGCGCTGGTGGACTACGAGGGCAAACTGATCGGCATCAACACCGCCATCGCCACCCTCGGCGCGGGCGAACTCGGCGGCCAGCAGAGCGGTTCGATCGGCCTGGGCTTCGCGATCCCGGTCGATCAGGCCCGCCGGGTGGCCGACGAGTTGATCAAGACCGGCCAGGCCACCTACGCGCAGATCGGTATCAAGCTGCGCCCGCAGGACACCGCCGCGCTGGTGCTGGAAGCCACGCCGGGCGGGCCCGCCGCGGCGGCGGGCATCCCGGCCGGCGCGATCATCACCAAACTCGACGACCGCGTCATCGATTCCGGCGAGGCACTCATCGCCGCCGTCCGATCCCATCAACCAGGAGACAAGGTGAAGGTCACCTATACCGACGAGAACGGCAACAATCCGAAGACGGTCGAGGTCACCCTCACCGGCGCGCCCGGGGACGGTGGCCGATGA
- a CDS encoding MogA/MoaB family molybdenum cofactor biosynthesis protein: protein MDIDAPVAGRALVVVVDDRTAHGGVDSLGPLVTELLTEAGFLVDASVTVQADEVEIRNALNTAVIGGVDLVISVGGTGMSPRDVTPEATAQVLDRELPGISEALRSSGRVAGSLDAGLSRGLAGVSGSTLVVNLPGTRAAIRDGMATLSPLASKVIGELSGLAE, encoded by the coding sequence ATGGATATCGATGCTCCTGTCGCGGGGCGCGCCCTGGTGGTGGTCGTGGACGACCGGACCGCCCACGGTGGTGTGGACTCGCTCGGCCCGCTGGTCACCGAACTGCTCACCGAGGCGGGCTTCCTGGTCGACGCGTCGGTGACCGTGCAGGCCGACGAGGTGGAGATCCGCAACGCGCTCAACACGGCGGTGATCGGCGGCGTCGATCTGGTGATCTCGGTCGGCGGCACCGGGATGTCGCCGCGCGATGTGACCCCCGAGGCGACGGCACAGGTGCTCGACCGCGAACTGCCCGGCATCTCCGAGGCGCTGCGCTCCTCCGGCCGCGTCGCCGGTTCGCTCGACGCCGGGCTCTCCCGTGGCCTGGCCGGCGTGTCCGGCTCGACCCTGGTGGTGAACCTGCCCGGTACCCGTGCTGCCATCCGGGACGGCATGGCCACCCTCTCGCCGCTCGCCAGCAAGGTGATCGGCGAGCTGTCCGGTTTGGCGGAGTGA
- a CDS encoding MspA family porin codes for MSENRTKGLRHGVRAAGVGAAAAVAMGLLSTGAANADTFVPLPDGQKVGPGVTVTRTGEHAIVSPSMAANGAGRVVWVSGNASADVTVTPEGEVGPNNGPTGNPGSNNSSTHGASQLNTGYIVGCQVSIGDDAISAGLAGGIDLNGGSIGGSIGLDLGPGEVKFVQIDYKDILKPGVYSVEYQDVEIEIQGCAGYAQARSYTVVEIIGDHYSKTTLYGMPFSIG; via the coding sequence ATGAGCGAGAACCGCACCAAGGGCCTGCGCCACGGCGTCCGCGCCGCGGGCGTCGGCGCGGCCGCGGCCGTGGCCATGGGCCTGCTTTCGACCGGTGCTGCCAACGCCGACACCTTCGTGCCGTTGCCGGACGGCCAGAAGGTGGGACCGGGCGTCACTGTCACCCGCACCGGTGAGCACGCCATCGTGTCGCCGTCGATGGCGGCCAACGGCGCCGGCCGCGTCGTCTGGGTCTCCGGAAACGCGTCGGCCGATGTCACGGTGACCCCGGAAGGCGAGGTCGGTCCGAACAACGGGCCCACCGGCAACCCCGGCTCCAACAACTCGTCGACCCACGGCGCGTCCCAGCTGAACACCGGCTACATCGTCGGTTGCCAGGTCAGCATCGGTGACGACGCCATCTCCGCGGGCTTGGCCGGCGGTATCGACCTCAACGGCGGTTCGATCGGTGGTTCGATCGGCCTGGACCTGGGTCCCGGCGAGGTGAAGTTCGTCCAGATCGATTACAAGGACATCCTGAAGCCCGGCGTGTACTCCGTCGAGTACCAGGACGTGGAGATCGAGATCCAGGGTTGCGCGGGCTACGCCCAGGCGCGGTCCTACACCGTGGTCGAGATCATCGGCGACCACTACTCGAAGACCACGCTCTACGGCATGCCGTTCAGCATCGGCTGA
- a CDS encoding MspA family porin → MINRKNLARVAGVGAATAVAMGLFSTGAANADTFVPLPGGEITKTLSDGTVVTVRLVGESATISPSMGSTPVHRNAWVSGSAQVEISGGGEDVGGKIYPGYVVGCQVNISGGGVEGGVEGSADWSGDTVTGGVGAESGGSLSLGPGQAASFYILDREVPDDYGNEDHATNNKFKGNSGSVTWADSTIGLSGCAGYAQARSFVKVKVETDNVMSVVTLWGQPFSLG, encoded by the coding sequence ATGATCAACCGTAAGAACCTGGCGCGGGTGGCGGGCGTTGGTGCCGCCACCGCGGTTGCCATGGGCCTGTTCTCCACCGGCGCCGCCAACGCCGACACCTTCGTTCCGCTGCCCGGCGGCGAGATCACCAAGACCCTGTCCGACGGCACGGTGGTGACCGTGCGTCTGGTGGGCGAGTCGGCGACCATCAGCCCGTCGATGGGCTCCACCCCGGTGCACCGCAACGCGTGGGTGTCCGGTAGCGCGCAGGTCGAGATCAGCGGCGGCGGCGAGGATGTCGGCGGCAAGATCTACCCCGGTTACGTGGTGGGCTGCCAGGTCAACATCAGCGGCGGCGGCGTCGAGGGCGGCGTGGAAGGCTCGGCCGACTGGAGCGGTGACACCGTGACCGGTGGCGTGGGCGCCGAGTCCGGCGGCTCGTTGTCGCTCGGCCCCGGCCAGGCCGCGTCGTTCTACATCCTCGACCGTGAGGTCCCGGACGACTACGGCAACGAGGATCACGCCACCAACAACAAGTTCAAGGGCAACAGCGGCTCGGTCACCTGGGCCGATTCGACCATCGGCCTGTCGGGCTGCGCGGGCTACGCCCAGGCGCGGTCCTTCGTGAAGGTCAAGGTCGAAACCGACAACGTGATGTCGGTGGTGACCCTGTGGGGCCAGCCGTTCAGCCTCGGCTGA
- the mscL gene encoding large conductance mechanosensitive channel protein MscL gives MLKGFKDFLFRGNVVDLAVAVVIGTAFVAIVTAFTNGIINPLLAVFGGEDELGLGFRLVADKPATFIAIGPVITAAINFVIVAAVLYFVLVLPATQMKKRFGGEVEEPLSDTELLVQIRDLLAAGQESAGGRHEF, from the coding sequence ATGCTCAAGGGTTTCAAGGATTTTCTGTTCCGTGGAAATGTCGTCGACCTGGCGGTCGCGGTGGTCATCGGCACCGCGTTCGTGGCGATCGTCACGGCGTTCACCAATGGAATCATCAATCCGCTGCTCGCGGTATTCGGCGGAGAAGACGAACTCGGCTTGGGTTTCCGGCTGGTTGCCGACAAGCCCGCGACATTCATCGCGATCGGTCCGGTGATCACCGCCGCGATCAACTTCGTGATCGTCGCCGCCGTCCTGTATTTCGTGCTGGTGCTGCCCGCGACGCAGATGAAGAAGCGCTTCGGCGGCGAGGTCGAGGAACCCTTGAGCGATACCGAACTGCTCGTCCAGATCCGCGATCTGCTCGCCGCCGGGCAGGAGAGCGCGGGCGGCCGTCACGAATTCTGA
- a CDS encoding SAF domain-containing protein gives MDRLFADLGRGGGLRFALSNRPSWVDATLARRILAGALVAVAVVLQLRGDPGAARIPVVVAARELPPGTVLAAADLTVAPHEAGSLPAGAVRDPAVLTGATLTAAMHPGEVFTDLRVVGPRLAEVAASTPDARIVPIRLADTAVAEILRAGDRVDVIGGETDDDSGTRPVRTLAADAAVVLVSEPTERGRAERVVLVAMDAERAVAVAAASLHTALTVVFH, from the coding sequence ATGGATCGATTGTTCGCCGACCTCGGGCGCGGCGGTGGGCTGCGTTTCGCGTTGTCCAACCGGCCGTCCTGGGTGGATGCCACCCTCGCCCGCCGCATCCTCGCCGGTGCCCTGGTCGCGGTGGCCGTCGTGCTGCAGCTGCGCGGTGATCCCGGCGCGGCCCGGATTCCCGTGGTCGTGGCGGCCCGCGAGCTACCGCCGGGCACCGTGCTGGCGGCCGCCGACCTGACCGTCGCACCGCACGAAGCGGGCAGCCTCCCCGCGGGCGCGGTCCGCGACCCCGCCGTCCTGACCGGCGCGACCCTCACCGCCGCGATGCACCCCGGCGAGGTGTTCACCGACCTGCGCGTGGTCGGCCCGCGCCTGGCCGAGGTGGCGGCGAGCACGCCGGATGCCAGGATCGTGCCGATCCGATTGGCCGACACCGCCGTTGCCGAGATCCTGCGCGCGGGCGACCGGGTGGATGTCATCGGCGGCGAGACCGACGACGACAGCGGCACCCGGCCCGTGCGGACGCTGGCCGCCGATGCGGCGGTGGTGCTGGTCTCCGAGCCCACCGAGCGCGGCCGCGCCGAGCGGGTCGTCCTGGTCGCCATGGACGCCGAGCGCGCGGTGGCCGTCGCGGCAGCCTCGCTGCACACCGCGCTCACGGTGGTATTTCATTGA
- a CDS encoding FmdB family zinc ribbon protein, whose protein sequence is MPTYSYACTQCDNRFDIVQSFSDDALTVCEKCSGKLRKLFNSVGIVFKGSGFYRTDSRGGSSTASEPAKSDSGSSSSESSSSSSSASSSTSTSAAVAG, encoded by the coding sequence GTGCCAACTTACTCGTACGCGTGCACCCAGTGTGACAACCGCTTCGACATCGTTCAGTCGTTCTCCGACGATGCGCTGACCGTGTGTGAGAAGTGCTCCGGCAAGCTGCGCAAGCTGTTCAACTCGGTCGGCATCGTGTTCAAGGGCAGCGGTTTCTACCGCACCGACAGCCGCGGCGGATCCTCGACCGCGAGCGAGCCCGCGAAGTCCGACAGCGGGTCGTCGAGCTCCGAGTCGAGCTCGTCGTCGAGCAGCGCTTCCTCGTCGACCTCGACCAGCGCCGCCGTCGCCGGCTGA
- a CDS encoding 5-formyltetrahydrofolate cyclo-ligase → MEMPGERDKHAWRREILARRSALSAAEHAAAAAALARGVRALAVGEWVCAYVPVRGEPGSTALLEELRAAGARILLPVTGAPGALDWAEYTGVAGLRAARFGLLEPAGPVLGAEVVARAEVILVPALAVDRRGVRLGRGAGYYDRTLGSARPGARLVAVVRDEEFVDRLPEEAHDLRVGWVLTPGGGLRALDGSEE, encoded by the coding sequence ATGGAGATGCCCGGTGAGCGCGATAAACATGCATGGCGCCGGGAAATTCTGGCGCGCCGGTCGGCGCTGTCCGCCGCCGAACACGCCGCCGCGGCCGCGGCGCTCGCGCGAGGCGTGCGTGCGCTGGCGGTCGGCGAATGGGTGTGCGCGTATGTGCCGGTGCGCGGAGAACCGGGTTCCACGGCGTTGCTGGAGGAGTTGCGGGCCGCGGGCGCGCGAATTCTGCTGCCGGTCACCGGGGCGCCCGGGGCGCTGGACTGGGCCGAATACACCGGGGTGGCCGGGCTGCGTGCGGCGCGCTTCGGATTGCTGGAACCGGCGGGGCCGGTGCTCGGGGCCGAGGTCGTCGCCCGGGCCGAGGTGATCCTGGTGCCCGCGCTGGCGGTGGACCGGCGCGGGGTGCGGCTCGGCCGCGGCGCGGGCTACTACGACCGGACGCTGGGCTCGGCCCGCCCGGGCGCGCGGCTGGTGGCCGTGGTGCGGGACGAGGAGTTCGTGGACCGGCTGCCGGAGGAGGCGCACGACCTGCGGGTGGGCTGGGTGCTCACCCCCGGCGGTGGCCTGCGCGCGCTGGACGGGAGCGAGGAATGA